One Aegilops tauschii subsp. strangulata cultivar AL8/78 chromosome 7, Aet v6.0, whole genome shotgun sequence genomic window carries:
- the LOC109783568 gene encoding heat stress transcription factor B-2b: MGEQAAAVSSCETPAPAEVGTGVGQRSLPTPFLNKTYQLVDDPAVDDVISWSEDGSAFIVWRPAEFARDLLPKYFKHNNFSSFVRQLNTYGFRKIVPDRWEFANDCFRRGEKRLLCDIHRRKVTPTVAATAAVTVAAAAAIPVALPVAKRQGSPVLSGDEQVLSSSSSPEPPFLNQYAPSYSGSGGVASGDLGEENERLRRENSRLTRELGQMKKLCNNIFVLMSKYTHGQQADAADVGNCSGESAETTALPLPPVLELLPSCPNAPTAADLGAEDEEEKMSARLFGVCIGRKRMRHDGEDLTSRGAAAEVKPEPMDAQQPPGMDGHTPEVQAWPIYRPRPVYHPLRASDGSNCYSGSDDHNGSNSR, translated from the exons atGGGCGAGCAGGCCGCGGCCGTTTCCTCCTGCGAGACGCCTGCTCCGGCGGAGGTGGGGACAGGGGTCGGGCAGAGGTCGCTGCCCACGCCGTTCTTGAACAAGACGTACCAGCTGGTGGATGACCCGGCGGTCGACGATGTCATCTCGTGGAGCGAGGACGGGTCGGCGTTCATCGTGTGGCGCCCCGCCGAGTTCGCGCGCGACCTTCTCCCCAAGTACTTCAAGCACAATAACTTCTCCAGCTTCGTGCGCCAGCTCAACACCTAC GGATTTAGGAAGATTGTGCCGGACAGGTGGGAGTTCGCCAACGACTGCTTCCGTCGAGGAGAAAAGCGGCTGCTTTGTGACATACATCGGCGAAAGGTGACGCCGACGGTGGCGGCCACCGCCGCGGTCACGGTAGCTGCGGCGGCCGCGATTCCGGTAGCGCTGCCggtggcgaagcgacagggctCGCCGGTACTTTCCGGCGACGAGCAGGTGCTGTCGTCGAGCTCGTCCCCTGAGCCCCCCTTTCTGAATCAATACGCGCCGTCCTACTCCGGCTCAGGCGGCGTTGCCTCCGGCGATCTCGGGGAAGAGAACGAGCGGCTGCGGCGGGAGAACTCGCGGCTGACGCGGGAGCTCGGGCAGATGAAGAAGCTCTGCAATAACATTTTCGTCCTCATGTCCAAGTACACCCACGGCCAGCAGGCCGACGCCGCCGACGTCGGGAATTGCTCTGGTGAGTCGGCAGAGACCACGGCGCTCCCACTTCCGCCGGTGCTCGAGCTCTTGCCTTCCTGCCCAAATGCTCCCACGGCTGCCGATTTGGGcgcggaggacgaggaggagaagatgagcgCTAGGCTCTTCGGCGTCTGCATCGGGCGGAAGCGAATGCGTCACGACGGCGAGGACCTGACGAGCCGAGGAGCGGCGGCGGAGGTGAAGCCTGAGCCGATGGACGCGCAGCAGCCCCCCGGAATGGACGGTCACACGCCGGAGGTGCAAGCCTGGCCCATTTACCGGCCCAGACCCGTGTACCACCCCCTCCGCGCCTCCGACGGGTCAAACTGCTACAGCGGGAGTGACGACCACAACGGGTCCAACTCCAGGTGA